In one window of bacterium DNA:
- the mnmA gene encoding tRNA 2-thiouridine(34) synthase MnmA, giving the protein MSFPLPVPDALRAALPRGCGVLLGLSGGVDSSVALALLAHLGCEVHAVTLKNFCTSDGSFGGEGNRSCCSLDAIDAARRTAAALGARHWVSGVEPAFRSRVIEPFVDEYLAGRTPNPCVGCNAAVRFPQLTHLADELGLDLVATGHYARVLAGPDGPELHRALDPDKDQSYFLHRLERDVLARCVFPLGWSAKLDVRAAAAALGLEAAARPDSQEICFVPDDDRSFLFSGRDTGPGGEIVHRDGRVLGRHRGLAHYTVGQRRGLGIAGAEPLFVVALEKEGNRVVVGPRDALRVGRVHCDGFVDLAGVPRRGPVGPGPWTVQLRHRHAGVPVRDWSRDGARFEVELDGAAEGVAPGQFLVLYRGDRVCGGGRIVGAGPAQGGDAS; this is encoded by the coding sequence ATGAGCTTCCCGCTGCCCGTTCCCGACGCCCTGCGCGCCGCGCTGCCGCGCGGCTGCGGCGTGCTGCTGGGCCTCAGCGGCGGCGTGGACAGCAGCGTGGCGCTCGCCCTGCTCGCGCACCTCGGCTGCGAGGTGCACGCGGTCACCCTGAAGAATTTCTGCACGAGCGACGGGAGCTTCGGCGGCGAGGGCAACCGCTCGTGCTGCTCGCTCGACGCCATCGACGCCGCGCGCCGCACCGCCGCCGCTCTGGGCGCGCGCCACTGGGTGAGCGGCGTGGAGCCGGCGTTCCGTTCGCGGGTGATCGAGCCCTTCGTGGACGAGTACCTCGCTGGCCGCACGCCGAACCCCTGCGTGGGCTGCAACGCCGCCGTCCGTTTCCCGCAGTTGACGCACCTGGCCGACGAGCTGGGCCTCGATCTCGTCGCGACCGGCCACTACGCCCGCGTCCTGGCCGGCCCCGACGGTCCCGAGCTCCACCGCGCGCTCGATCCCGACAAGGACCAGTCCTACTTCCTGCACCGCCTGGAACGCGACGTGCTGGCGCGGTGCGTGTTCCCGCTGGGCTGGTCGGCCAAGCTCGACGTGCGCGCGGCCGCGGCCGCGCTGGGCCTCGAGGCGGCGGCGCGCCCGGACAGCCAGGAGATCTGCTTCGTGCCGGACGACGACCGTTCGTTCCTGTTCTCCGGCCGCGACACGGGCCCCGGCGGCGAGATCGTCCACCGGGACGGGCGGGTCCTGGGGCGGCATCGCGGCCTCGCCCACTACACCGTCGGGCAGCGGCGCGGGCTGGGCATCGCCGGCGCCGAACCCCTGTTCGTCGTCGCGCTCGAGAAGGAAGGCAACCGCGTGGTGGTCGGGCCGCGGGACGCGCTGCGGGTCGGCCGCGTGCATTGCGACGGGTTCGTCGACCTGGCCGGCGTGCCGCGACGCGGCCCGGTCGGTCCCGGCCCGTGGACGGTGCAGCTGCGCCACCGCCACGCCGGCGTGCCGGTGCGGGACTGGTCGCGGGACGGTGCGAGGTTCGAGGTCGAACTGGACGGCGCGGCCGAAGGCGTGGCGCCGGGCCAGTTCCTGGTGCTCTACCGGGGGGACCGCGTCTGCGGCGGCGGGCGCATCGTCGGCGCCGGTCCCGCGCAGGGAGGGGATGCGTCGTGA
- a CDS encoding tetratricopeptide repeat protein translates to MRHGTRSDIRFPALGILLTAALALLANGCRDKPAESTLDAALAPFRGLPVEQQDAALRRALADGSVPAHLVWYELGNLSYQAAAAADAPPPGPDSPTGRNATLDSALTYFQRASALDTLFVEPLVNAGLIWDDVAEGRDVIARNALTSARECYQHAIRLRPDDEKARCNLGSLNFRRHQYAEAIEQFNTVLAGNPRSALAHYNLAIMFAESKMYREAIREWEAAAKYDRDGDIGDRSRQNIKVIQDLMKAEVPAGVAAPSHS, encoded by the coding sequence TTGAGGCACGGCACGCGATCGGACATCCGGTTCCCGGCGCTCGGCATCCTGCTGACCGCCGCCCTGGCCCTGCTGGCGAACGGCTGCCGGGACAAACCCGCCGAGAGCACGTTGGACGCGGCCCTGGCCCCGTTCCGCGGGCTGCCCGTCGAACAGCAGGATGCGGCCTTGCGCCGCGCCCTGGCCGACGGCTCGGTGCCGGCCCACCTCGTCTGGTACGAGCTCGGCAACCTGTCCTACCAGGCCGCCGCCGCTGCCGACGCCCCGCCCCCCGGTCCGGACTCGCCGACGGGCCGCAACGCCACCCTGGACTCCGCCCTGACCTACTTCCAGCGGGCCTCGGCGCTCGACACCCTGTTCGTCGAACCGCTGGTGAACGCCGGCCTGATCTGGGACGACGTGGCCGAAGGGCGCGACGTCATCGCCCGCAACGCGCTCACCTCGGCGCGCGAGTGCTACCAGCACGCCATCCGGCTGCGGCCGGACGACGAGAAGGCCCGCTGCAACCTCGGTTCGCTGAACTTCCGCCGCCACCAGTACGCCGAGGCGATCGAGCAGTTCAACACGGTGCTGGCCGGCAACCCCCGCAGCGCCCTGGCGCACTACAACCTGGCGATCATGTTCGCCGAGTCGAAGATGTACCGCGAGGCGATCCGCGAGTGGGAGGCCGCCGCCAAGTACGACCGCGACGGCGACATCGGCGATCGCTCGCGCCAGAACATCAAGGTGATCCAGGACCTCATGAAGGCCGAGGTCCCCGCCGGGGTCGCGGCACCCTCCCATTCCTGA